Proteins found in one Ptychodera flava strain L36383 chromosome 3, AS_Pfla_20210202, whole genome shotgun sequence genomic segment:
- the LOC139125342 gene encoding lens fiber membrane intrinsic protein-like, with protein sequence MASNAVKGRLFMFGYLMSCVAASLCMISTATDHWFQTPSYHWGLWRNCTSECVTIGHKHEHVAAFVYGTRALMIASSLALSVAAISIPRTVCGSIPVRRRAGLVLGTIIIFAAVPMRIGVIWCVTEVDGHQFEFGYSLILGWYATWLAVIGGALIVGTSYFGFDWTDSQTPPEQREKRTSVSCRDSDSKQSDVDERTPLLTKNKDEHLDPRD encoded by the exons ATGGCGTCCAATGCGGTCAAAGGACGCCTGTTTATGTTTGGCTATCTGATGTCTTGCGTCGCTGCATCTTTGTGCATGATCAGCACAGCTACGGACCACTGGTTCCAAACACCGTCCTACCACTGGGGTCTGTGGCGAAATTGCACTTCAGAGTGTGTTACTATCGGGCATAAGCACGAACACG TTGCAGCGTTCGTATATGGTACAAGGGCGTTAATGATCGCATCAAGCCTTGCATTGAGTGTAGCCGCTATTTCAATACCCCGTACGGTCTGCGGAAGCATTCCAGTTCGACGCCGTGCTGGACTGGTTCTTGGAACAATAATTATATTTGCAG CTGTACCTATGCGGATTGGTGTAATATGGTGCGTCACAGAGGTTGATGGTCACCAGTTCGAATTCGGATATTCCCTGATACTTGGATGGTATGCCACCTGGTTGGCTGTCATTGGCGGCGCTCTGATCGTGGGTACAAG tTATTTCGGTTTTGACTGGACGGACTCACAGACGCCGCCGGAACAACGGGAGAAGAGGACAAGCGTGTCGTGCCGGGACAGCGATAGCAAACAAAGTGACGTGGACGAACGAACACCATTGTTGACGAAAAATAAAGATGAGCATCTTGATCCCAGAGACTGA